The proteins below come from a single Nocardiopsis gilva YIM 90087 genomic window:
- a CDS encoding HlyD family efflux transporter periplasmic adaptor subunit — protein sequence MKKKLIITAAVLVVVMGVAGGGYLLLGGIAAGGREDPAAMEGMEGADLDQSAPVAVEHGEIRSKVVLDATVRADPAEKVKAKKGGEATRVWVSDDQTVDRGAPIVTLAVPSEEAEPPADDKDGKGDKAAEPPKTTAVTLRAPAKGKVSGLDDLENGDPVEAGSVVAEITKNSYRAVASIPPNDLYQFYDRPKEIKLKIDKGPAAEKCEFIGLGEAEEEAAADGQGTGDEGVVPPIGGGSGGGGEAGAELSCRVPSDFKVFPGVRGKMSVITGKAKNALIVPVTAVRGSAEKGEVIVVGSDGSQEVREVELGISDGTSVEVTKGLTVDDQVLDPVPLDADFDVPSEAKDPYGGGGPVEEGF from the coding sequence GTGAAGAAGAAGCTGATCATCACGGCGGCCGTCCTGGTCGTCGTCATGGGGGTCGCCGGGGGCGGTTACCTGCTGCTCGGCGGGATCGCGGCAGGGGGCAGGGAAGATCCCGCCGCGATGGAGGGAATGGAGGGCGCCGATCTTGACCAGAGCGCGCCGGTCGCGGTCGAACACGGTGAGATCCGCTCCAAGGTCGTGCTGGACGCCACGGTGCGCGCCGACCCGGCGGAGAAGGTCAAGGCCAAGAAGGGCGGAGAGGCCACGCGCGTGTGGGTGTCCGACGACCAGACGGTCGACCGGGGCGCCCCGATCGTGACTCTGGCCGTCCCGAGCGAGGAGGCGGAGCCGCCCGCCGACGACAAGGACGGCAAGGGCGACAAGGCGGCGGAGCCGCCGAAGACGACCGCGGTCACGCTGAGAGCACCGGCCAAGGGCAAGGTGAGCGGGCTGGATGACCTCGAGAACGGCGATCCGGTCGAGGCCGGTTCCGTGGTCGCCGAGATCACCAAGAACTCCTACCGGGCCGTCGCCTCGATCCCGCCCAACGACCTCTACCAGTTCTACGACCGGCCCAAGGAGATCAAGCTCAAGATCGACAAGGGCCCGGCCGCCGAGAAGTGCGAGTTCATCGGGCTGGGCGAGGCCGAGGAGGAGGCGGCGGCGGACGGGCAGGGCACCGGCGACGAAGGCGTCGTGCCCCCCATCGGAGGCGGATCGGGCGGCGGCGGGGAGGCGGGAGCCGAGCTGTCGTGCCGGGTCCCGTCGGACTTCAAGGTCTTCCCCGGTGTGCGGGGCAAGATGTCGGTGATCACCGGCAAGGCGAAGAACGCGCTGATCGTGCCGGTGACCGCGGTGCGGGGCAGCGCGGAGAAGGGCGAGGTCATCGTCGTCGGGTCCGACGGCTCCCAGGAGGTCCGCGAGGTCGAGCTCGGCATATCCGACGGGACCTCCGTCGAGGTGACCAAGGGTCTGACCGTGGACGACCAGGTCCTCGACCCGGTCCCGCTGGACGCGGACTTCGACGTGCCCTCCGAGGCCAAGGACCCCTACGGGGGCGGCGGGCCCGTTGAGGAGGGTTTCTAG
- a CDS encoding DUF397 domain-containing protein has protein sequence MNPTAHPGELVFQTSSYSKTNNCVEVADLPDGAAVRDSKHPEKGHLSLSGREWTALVSAVKASRL, from the coding sequence ATGAACCCGACAGCTCATCCCGGAGAGCTGGTATTCCAAACATCCAGCTACTCGAAAACTAACAACTGCGTCGAAGTCGCAGACCTCCCTGACGGTGCCGCCGTACGCGACTCCAAGCACCCAGAGAAGGGCCACCTTTCGCTCTCTGGACGCGAGTGGACCGCGCTTGTCAGCGCCGTGAAGGCCAGCAGACTCTGA
- a CDS encoding DUF2087 domain-containing protein, with protein MRLLSAPERLRVFSALVLGATGSTEIADHAGVPEPDAVRALTELEQGGLVGRDGNDWFARTEELRNVVAATTTTAAASMASTASAPFATASAPRATPTAPAPSAPALGAHSTPPDPPIPCGREEAAIFRAFTRDGRILAMPIQRSKRLVLLDYVARTFEPGVRYTESEVNAVLRTFYGDHALLRRYLVDEGFLDRDTTHYWRCGGTVEV; from the coding sequence GTGCGCCTCTTGAGCGCTCCGGAACGGCTGCGGGTCTTCTCCGCCCTGGTGCTGGGGGCCACGGGCAGCACGGAGATCGCCGACCACGCGGGCGTCCCGGAACCGGACGCGGTACGCGCCCTGACCGAACTCGAACAGGGCGGCCTCGTCGGGCGCGATGGAAACGACTGGTTCGCCCGCACGGAGGAACTGCGCAACGTTGTAGCGGCGACCACGACGACCGCTGCGGCATCTATGGCCTCAACAGCCTCGGCACCCTTCGCCACCGCATCGGCTCCACGAGCCACGCCCACCGCACCGGCCCCGTCCGCGCCGGCACTCGGGGCGCATTCGACCCCACCAGACCCACCCATCCCCTGCGGCCGGGAAGAGGCCGCGATCTTCCGCGCCTTCACCCGCGACGGCCGCATCCTGGCCATGCCGATCCAACGCTCCAAGCGCCTGGTCCTGCTCGACTACGTCGCCCGCACCTTCGAACCCGGCGTTCGGTACACAGAGTCAGAGGTCAACGCGGTCCTCCGCACCTTCTATGGCGACCACGCCCTGCTGCGCCGCTACCTCGTCGACGAGGGATTCCTGGACCGCGACACGACCCACTACTGGCGCTGCGGGGGAACCGTCGAGGTGTGA
- a CDS encoding UPF0182 family membrane protein: MPRRSRLLAPVAAVVVVIIAGLLLSVNFLTDYKWFSSVGFASVFLTELRTRALLFVGAGLVMTLIVGASMYFAYRTRPLSRPVSLEQQGLDRYRMTIDPHRKLFFWGIAGGLGLLAGASASSDWNIYLQFANATPFGVKDPEFGMDISFFAFIYPFVRVVLGYLFAAIVLAFIAAVVVHYLYGGVRLQTQGQRATPAARVHLSVLLGVFVLLQAASYWLDQYGLVFSESGYTFGASYTDVNAVLYAKIILTLIALVCAVLFFANIYFKNAMVPMVSLGLLVLSAVLVGGVYPAIVQQFTVKPNEQRLESPYITRNINATREAYGIADAEVESYDAQTELTASQLAQEASTIPSVRLVDPSVVSQTFQQMQQVRGFYQFPEVLDVDRYKTEDGQLVDTIIAARELDGPPEGQDNWLTRHTVYTHGFGIVAAAGNKIDKQGRPVFTEYNIPPKGKLSEVTGDYEPRIYYGQEGADYVIVNAEAEYDFPLGGEPEDVPTTEDAESPEATPGAAGTDGDAKGSDEKSGASADNEKETDQQADNAKAPADGGGGAESTPSPEANEADQGGGGNGADEGEGGDSSGQATNRYEGSGGVQLSNFFERILYALKYSEPDILLNSAISDKSRIMYDRDPATRVEKVAPFLTVDGKPYPAVVDGRVQWVVDAYTTSNGYPYSTRIDLANATEDTFSEGISNALPGNQVNYIRNSVKATVDAYDGSVKLYGWDENDPVLKTWSKAFPGIITDKKDISDELNAHLRYPDDIFKVQREILKRYHITDADAFYGGQDFWNVPEDPTKKGDNPEPPYRQTLRYPGEDEAAFSLTSTFVPRGRENLAAFLAVDSNPASENYGKLRMLRLPQDTVIMGPGQVQAQFGADDAIRDELLPLQQSEQSRIINGNLLTLPFADGLLYVEPLYVRSEGSQTAYPLLQKVMVGFGEKVAIGDNLQGALNNLFEGGEGPLETGGDKDADAGKDDQGGQDAEGGAGDSGTADSDVTQALEDAQKAYEDGQEALKEGDFAAYGEANDRLADALERLEKAANKE; encoded by the coding sequence ATGCCACGCCGATCAAGGCTGCTCGCGCCCGTCGCGGCAGTCGTGGTCGTCATCATCGCGGGTCTGCTGCTCTCCGTGAATTTCCTGACCGACTACAAGTGGTTCAGCTCCGTCGGCTTCGCCTCGGTCTTCCTGACCGAGCTGCGTACTCGGGCGCTCCTGTTCGTCGGCGCCGGTCTGGTGATGACGCTCATCGTCGGCGCCAGCATGTACTTCGCGTACCGCACCCGCCCGCTGTCCCGGCCGGTGAGCCTGGAGCAACAGGGCCTCGACCGGTACCGGATGACGATCGACCCGCACCGCAAGCTGTTCTTCTGGGGCATCGCCGGCGGCCTCGGCCTGCTCGCGGGCGCCTCGGCCAGTAGCGACTGGAACATCTACCTGCAGTTCGCGAACGCCACGCCGTTCGGTGTCAAGGACCCCGAGTTCGGCATGGACATCTCCTTCTTCGCGTTCATCTACCCCTTCGTGCGGGTCGTGCTGGGCTACCTGTTCGCCGCCATCGTCCTCGCGTTCATCGCGGCGGTGGTCGTGCACTACCTGTACGGCGGCGTCCGCCTGCAGACCCAGGGGCAGCGGGCCACTCCGGCCGCCCGCGTCCACCTCTCCGTGTTGCTCGGCGTCTTCGTCCTGCTGCAGGCCGCCTCCTACTGGCTCGACCAGTACGGGCTGGTGTTCTCCGAGTCCGGCTACACCTTCGGTGCCTCCTACACCGACGTCAACGCCGTCCTCTACGCCAAGATCATCCTCACCCTCATCGCGCTCGTCTGCGCCGTGCTGTTCTTCGCGAACATCTACTTCAAGAACGCCATGGTGCCGATGGTCAGCCTCGGCCTGCTGGTGCTCTCGGCGGTGCTGGTCGGCGGTGTCTACCCGGCGATCGTCCAGCAGTTCACGGTGAAGCCGAACGAGCAGCGGCTGGAGAGCCCCTACATCACGCGCAACATCAACGCGACGCGTGAGGCCTACGGCATCGCCGACGCCGAGGTCGAGTCCTACGACGCCCAGACCGAACTGACGGCGAGCCAGCTGGCCCAAGAGGCCTCGACCATCCCGAGCGTGCGACTGGTCGACCCCTCCGTCGTCTCCCAGACCTTCCAGCAGATGCAGCAGGTCCGGGGCTTCTACCAGTTCCCCGAGGTCCTCGACGTCGACCGGTACAAGACCGAGGACGGCCAGCTCGTCGACACCATCATCGCCGCTCGCGAGCTGGACGGACCGCCCGAAGGCCAGGACAACTGGCTGACCCGGCACACCGTCTACACCCACGGCTTCGGCATCGTGGCCGCGGCGGGCAACAAGATCGACAAGCAGGGCCGCCCGGTCTTCACCGAGTACAACATCCCGCCGAAGGGGAAGCTGTCGGAGGTTACCGGCGACTACGAGCCGCGTATCTACTACGGCCAGGAGGGCGCCGACTACGTCATCGTCAACGCCGAGGCGGAGTACGACTTCCCGCTGGGCGGCGAGCCCGAAGACGTGCCCACCACCGAGGACGCCGAATCTCCCGAGGCCACCCCGGGAGCCGCGGGCACTGATGGGGATGCGAAGGGCTCCGACGAGAAGTCCGGCGCCAGCGCCGACAACGAGAAGGAGACGGACCAGCAGGCCGACAACGCCAAGGCCCCGGCCGACGGTGGCGGTGGCGCCGAGTCCACCCCGAGCCCCGAGGCGAACGAGGCCGACCAGGGCGGCGGTGGCAACGGTGCCGACGAGGGCGAGGGCGGCGACAGCTCCGGCCAGGCCACCAACCGCTACGAGGGCAGCGGCGGCGTGCAGCTGTCCAACTTCTTCGAGCGGATCCTGTACGCGCTGAAGTACAGCGAGCCCGACATCCTGCTGAACAGCGCGATCAGCGACAAGTCGCGGATCATGTACGACCGCGATCCGGCCACGCGTGTGGAGAAGGTCGCGCCCTTCCTCACCGTCGACGGCAAGCCCTACCCGGCGGTCGTCGACGGCCGGGTCCAGTGGGTTGTGGACGCCTACACGACCTCCAACGGCTACCCGTACTCCACCCGGATCGACCTGGCCAACGCCACCGAGGACACCTTCAGCGAGGGCATCAGCAACGCGCTGCCCGGCAACCAGGTCAACTACATCCGCAACTCGGTCAAGGCCACCGTTGACGCCTACGACGGCTCGGTCAAGCTGTACGGCTGGGACGAGAACGACCCCGTCCTGAAGACGTGGTCCAAGGCGTTCCCGGGGATCATCACCGACAAGAAGGACATTAGCGACGAGCTCAACGCCCACCTGCGGTACCCGGACGACATCTTCAAGGTGCAGCGGGAGATCCTGAAGCGCTACCACATCACCGACGCCGACGCGTTCTACGGCGGCCAGGACTTCTGGAACGTCCCGGAGGACCCGACCAAGAAGGGCGACAACCCCGAGCCCCCGTACCGGCAGACCCTGCGGTACCCGGGTGAGGATGAGGCGGCCTTCTCGCTCACCTCGACCTTCGTCCCGCGCGGCCGCGAGAACCTGGCCGCGTTCCTGGCGGTGGACAGCAACCCGGCGTCCGAGAACTACGGCAAGCTGCGCATGCTGCGGCTGCCGCAGGACACGGTGATCATGGGTCCGGGGCAGGTCCAGGCCCAGTTCGGTGCCGATGACGCCATCCGCGACGAACTGCTGCCGCTGCAGCAGAGCGAGCAGTCGCGGATCATCAACGGCAACCTGCTCACTCTCCCGTTCGCCGATGGACTGCTCTACGTCGAGCCGCTGTACGTGCGGTCGGAGGGCAGTCAGACCGCCTATCCGCTGCTGCAGAAGGTGATGGTGGGCTTCGGCGAGAAGGTCGCCATCGGCGACAACCTCCAGGGCGCGCTGAACAACCTCTTCGAAGGGGGCGAGGGGCCCCTGGAGACCGGTGGGGACAAGGACGCCGACGCCGGCAAGGACGATCAGGGCGGCCAGGACGCCGAGGGCGGAGCGGGCGACTCCGGGACCGCGGACAGCGACGTCACCCAGGCCCTGGAAGACGCGCAGAAGGCCTACGAGGACGGCCAGGAGGCGCTGAAGGAAGGCGACTTCGCCGCCTATGGCGAGGCCAACGACCGACTCGCCGACGCCCTGGAGCGCCTGGAGAAGGCCGCGAACAAGGAGTAG
- a CDS encoding PPA1309 family protein — protein sequence MDLERHASDQGWDQPVRVYALVPTADLLEREPALAGMLGVSAPVDPSALTPIEQEPLPEELPLEQALGRMAWPGAVAGCALVMERLVVKGSDETLAPPKDGDAGQWAESQDGAEEIRMVAGVLRDGGRHSALRMRSHDSEDQVLNGEDLVPALTSALALTLEEDGEE from the coding sequence ATGGATCTCGAACGCCATGCCTCTGACCAGGGGTGGGACCAACCGGTCCGGGTCTATGCCCTGGTTCCGACGGCCGACCTGCTGGAGCGTGAGCCCGCGCTCGCCGGGATGCTGGGCGTGAGCGCGCCGGTGGACCCGTCGGCGCTGACGCCGATCGAGCAGGAGCCGCTGCCCGAGGAGCTGCCCCTCGAACAGGCCCTGGGCCGGATGGCCTGGCCCGGGGCGGTGGCCGGGTGCGCGCTGGTGATGGAACGGCTGGTGGTGAAGGGGTCCGACGAGACGCTGGCGCCGCCGAAGGACGGCGACGCCGGCCAGTGGGCCGAGTCCCAGGACGGGGCCGAGGAGATCCGGATGGTCGCCGGGGTGCTCCGGGACGGCGGCCGGCACTCGGCGCTGCGCATGCGCAGCCACGACAGTGAGGATCAGGTGCTCAACGGGGAGGATCTGGTGCCCGCGCTCACCTCGGCGCTCGCGCTGACGCTGGAGGAGGACGGCGAGGAGTAG
- a CDS encoding TetR family transcriptional regulator, translating to MTSAREHATPDGANGSVGVRDRLLDSAYAVILAGRWGRLRMADIASRAGVSRQTLYNEFGSKEGLLQAVVVREAESFLDGVMAIFASHRSDPVQAVGEATRWTLVSSAENPLLRAIITGDDELLPVLTTRAEPLHVALGERMRAFMAESWPSLGDRGNDIVEVSLRLTLSYVLLPTDPDQAARRVELVVRSLLATTRETASS from the coding sequence ATGACTTCCGCCCGTGAGCACGCGACCCCCGATGGCGCGAACGGATCCGTCGGTGTCCGGGACCGTCTTCTCGACTCCGCCTACGCGGTGATCCTGGCCGGACGGTGGGGGCGGCTGCGCATGGCCGACATCGCGAGCCGCGCCGGGGTGTCGCGGCAGACGCTGTACAACGAGTTCGGCAGCAAGGAAGGCCTGCTGCAGGCGGTCGTGGTGCGGGAGGCGGAGAGCTTCCTGGACGGTGTCATGGCCATTTTCGCCAGTCATCGCAGCGACCCGGTACAGGCGGTGGGCGAGGCCACCCGCTGGACACTGGTCTCGTCGGCGGAAAACCCGCTGCTGCGCGCGATCATCACCGGCGACGACGAACTGCTGCCCGTTCTCACGACGCGCGCGGAACCGCTGCATGTGGCACTGGGCGAGCGCATGCGAGCGTTCATGGCCGAGAGCTGGCCGTCGCTCGGCGACCGGGGCAACGACATCGTCGAGGTCTCGCTGCGACTCACGCTCTCCTACGTACTCCTCCCCACCGACCCTGACCAGGCCGCGCGACGCGTTGAGCTGGTGGTTCGCAGCCTGCTCGCCACTACCCGGGAGACGGCCTCCTCCTGA
- the hisN gene encoding histidinol-phosphatase — protein sequence MASFDDDLRLAHVLADAADDISVKHFRALDLKVDTKPDLTPVTEADRAVEESLRNVLSRARPRDAVIGEEFGKTGNSHRVWCIDPIDGTKNYVRGVPVWATMIALLEGDRPVVGLVSAPALNRRWWASKDHGTWMGRSLTKATRCLVSQVSELEDASLSFSELSEWEQQNRLDSFLGLQRSVWRARAYGDFWSHVMVAEGAVDISAEPELSLWDAAPLPVILEEAGGRATDLRGQSFTDGGALVCTNGALHDQVLTWLNGGPTPLRAT from the coding sequence ATGGCGTCCTTTGACGATGATCTGCGTCTCGCCCACGTCCTCGCCGACGCGGCCGACGACATTTCCGTGAAGCACTTCCGCGCTCTCGACCTCAAGGTCGACACCAAGCCGGACCTCACTCCGGTGACCGAAGCCGACCGAGCGGTGGAGGAGTCGCTGCGTAATGTGCTCTCCCGTGCTCGACCTCGGGACGCGGTCATCGGAGAGGAGTTCGGCAAGACCGGCAACAGCCACCGCGTCTGGTGTATCGACCCGATCGACGGCACCAAGAACTACGTCCGCGGCGTCCCCGTCTGGGCGACGATGATCGCGCTGCTGGAGGGCGACCGACCGGTGGTCGGCCTGGTCTCCGCTCCGGCGCTGAACCGGCGGTGGTGGGCCTCGAAGGACCACGGCACCTGGATGGGCCGCAGCCTCACCAAGGCGACGCGCTGCCTCGTCTCCCAGGTGTCGGAACTGGAGGACGCCTCGCTGTCGTTCTCCGAGCTTTCGGAGTGGGAGCAGCAGAACCGGCTCGACTCCTTCCTCGGGCTGCAGCGCTCGGTGTGGCGCGCCCGCGCCTACGGCGACTTCTGGTCGCACGTCATGGTCGCCGAGGGTGCGGTGGACATCTCCGCCGAGCCGGAGCTGTCCCTCTGGGACGCCGCCCCGCTCCCGGTGATCCTGGAGGAGGCCGGCGGCCGCGCCACCGACCTGCGCGGGCAGAGCTTCACCGACGGCGGAGCGCTCGTCTGCACCAACGGTGCCCTGCACGACCAGGTACTCACCTGGCTCAACGGCGGCCCGACTCCACTCCGGGCGACCTGA
- a CDS encoding YlbL family protein, which produces MLRRVITLFVAFVLLVGFGVAGMYLPVPYLVASPGITLNTIGEDQEGGPVIRIDGEDSYEHDGGLSMVTVQYSGGPSSRMDLFTVLSAWLSPSQAVLPEEALFPPDRTVEEISKAQSVQMNDSQTNATAAALTELGVDYDTHALVAGVGEDMPAEGEIAKGDIITAVDGEPVDGKEEVVEEVGDRKPGDDVDITVDRDGKAEEFTLTTAKGDDGTPIIGVLVRNDMDFPVDVDISVGDIGGPSAGMMFSLGIMDRLSEESLTGGHKIAGTGTISPDGSVGAVSGVEQKMVSAQREGAEYFFVAEGACSQTFDSAATGDIEVVKIDKLGDAVDALKAIRTGDGADDLPRCEPKQ; this is translated from the coding sequence ATGTTGCGTCGTGTCATCACCCTGTTCGTCGCCTTTGTCCTGCTGGTGGGCTTCGGCGTCGCGGGGATGTACCTCCCGGTCCCGTATCTCGTGGCCTCGCCCGGTATCACGCTGAACACCATCGGCGAGGACCAAGAGGGCGGCCCGGTCATCCGCATCGACGGGGAGGACAGCTACGAGCACGACGGCGGGCTGTCGATGGTCACCGTGCAGTACTCCGGCGGCCCCAGCTCGCGTATGGACCTGTTCACCGTGCTCAGCGCGTGGCTGTCGCCGAGCCAGGCGGTCCTTCCCGAGGAGGCGCTCTTCCCGCCGGACCGGACGGTCGAGGAGATCTCCAAGGCGCAGTCCGTGCAGATGAACGACTCGCAGACGAACGCCACCGCCGCCGCCCTCACCGAACTGGGCGTCGACTACGACACGCACGCCCTCGTCGCCGGGGTCGGCGAGGACATGCCGGCCGAGGGCGAGATCGCCAAGGGCGACATCATCACCGCCGTCGACGGCGAGCCGGTCGACGGCAAGGAGGAGGTCGTCGAGGAGGTCGGCGACCGCAAGCCCGGCGACGACGTCGACATCACCGTCGACCGCGACGGCAAGGCCGAGGAGTTCACGCTGACCACGGCCAAGGGCGACGACGGGACCCCCATCATCGGTGTCCTGGTCCGCAACGACATGGACTTCCCCGTGGATGTCGACATCAGCGTGGGCGACATCGGCGGTCCGAGCGCGGGGATGATGTTCTCCCTGGGCATCATGGACCGGCTCAGCGAGGAGAGCCTCACCGGCGGGCACAAGATCGCCGGGACCGGCACCATCAGCCCGGACGGCAGCGTTGGCGCTGTCAGCGGCGTGGAGCAGAAGATGGTCAGCGCCCAGCGCGAGGGCGCCGAGTACTTCTTCGTCGCCGAGGGCGCATGCTCGCAGACCTTCGACTCGGCGGCCACCGGCGATATCGAGGTGGTCAAGATCGACAAGCTCGGCGATGCGGTGGACGCCCTCAAGGCCATCCGCACCGGTGACGGGGCGGACGACCTGCCCCGCTGCGAGCCGAAGCAGTAG
- a CDS encoding molybdenum cofactor biosynthesis protein MoaE has protein sequence MDHITLAGIRETPLSVDEVIDAVGEPRVGGTAFFIGTVRDHDHGRDVSALTYSAHPSAEAEMRRVMEKVVADTSEDGRPVWKVAALHRVGELRIGDIAVVVAAAAEHREEAFAACRRLIDDIKAEVPIWKHQVFNEGDAEWVGAC, from the coding sequence GTGGATCACATCACTCTGGCAGGAATCCGTGAGACGCCCCTGTCCGTTGACGAGGTCATCGACGCCGTGGGCGAGCCTCGCGTCGGGGGGACCGCGTTCTTCATCGGCACGGTTCGCGACCACGACCACGGGCGCGACGTGTCGGCGCTGACGTATTCGGCGCATCCCAGCGCCGAGGCGGAGATGCGGCGCGTCATGGAGAAGGTCGTGGCCGACACGTCCGAGGACGGTCGGCCGGTGTGGAAGGTCGCCGCGCTGCACCGCGTCGGCGAGCTGCGCATCGGTGACATCGCGGTGGTCGTGGCGGCCGCCGCCGAGCACCGGGAGGAGGCGTTCGCCGCCTGCCGTCGGCTCATCGACGACATCAAGGCCGAGGTGCCCATTTGGAAGCACCAGGTGTTCAACGAGGGTGACGCCGAGTGGGTCGGGGCCTGCTGA
- a CDS encoding ABC transporter ATP-binding protein: MAFRSPRAARVRPHAASATPTEPDSPDPTDEAAPFPAPAHLGGEREPLLRIRGLRRSFQVSGEPLHVLVDCSMDVQRGEVVAIVGESGSGKSTLLNLLGLLDTANGGEHIFDGVDVTRLREGQRARLRNNGIGFVFQQFHLLERRSAMANVAVPLVLGGVPLIRRRAIAKQLLTSLGLGHRLHAQPHQLSGGEQQRVALARAMCLNPSLILADEPTGALDATTSELIMDQLLEQARHRGAAVIVVTHEPSVASRADRTMNIADGRMY, translated from the coding sequence ATGGCGTTCCGCTCCCCCAGAGCCGCGCGGGTCCGCCCGCACGCGGCGTCTGCCACTCCCACCGAGCCCGACAGTCCCGATCCCACCGACGAGGCGGCTCCTTTCCCCGCACCGGCGCACCTGGGCGGCGAACGGGAACCGCTGCTGCGGATCCGCGGGCTGCGCCGGTCCTTCCAGGTGTCCGGTGAGCCTCTGCACGTGCTCGTGGACTGTTCGATGGATGTCCAGCGCGGTGAGGTGGTGGCGATCGTCGGCGAGTCGGGGTCGGGCAAGTCCACCCTGCTCAACCTGCTGGGCCTGTTGGACACCGCGAACGGCGGCGAGCACATCTTCGACGGCGTCGACGTGACGCGGCTGCGGGAGGGGCAGCGGGCGCGGCTGCGCAACAACGGGATCGGTTTCGTGTTCCAGCAGTTCCACCTGCTGGAGCGGCGCAGCGCGATGGCGAACGTCGCGGTGCCGCTAGTGCTGGGCGGGGTGCCGTTGATCCGCCGACGCGCGATCGCCAAGCAGCTCCTGACGTCGCTAGGGCTGGGGCACCGGCTGCACGCCCAGCCGCACCAGCTGTCCGGCGGTGAGCAGCAGCGTGTGGCGCTGGCGCGGGCGATGTGCCTGAACCCCTCGCTCATCCTCGCCGACGAGCCGACGGGCGCGCTGGACGCGACCACGAGTGAACTGATCATGGACCAGTTGCTGGAGCAGGCGCGGCATCGCGGTGCCGCGGTGATCGTGGTGACGCACGAGCCGAGTGTGGCGTCCCGGGCCGACCGAACGATGAATATCGCCGACGGTCGTATGTACTGA
- a CDS encoding ABC transporter permease encodes MLRSLIAGLVLAFAGSRANVSRTILSCAGIVVGVASLITVVTVGDFGERFAQSYTESNFGVADTFQVDIMEERVTDIDALETDLKRAGATTVSLTSRPEGELRMRAGGTAIPDVDTYVVDADLGDIRRINMAAGRWFTEDDQASLAPVVIVNQNLASQIGDTADLQIGTDEWVTARVVGVVEATALDGGWNTAYILRSPASAPVVFPSGAPGSGGGGGGGGFASLSYSVRTEPGTVSDEEFMERLASASWRWGVKNKGSIMAYRSDSGEEMGRLLSYMSLGLFGIAAITLATGLLGVLNVGLVTVRERRRELATYRALGANRLTLFITVVAESVVVSLVAGIIALSLCYAGAAVADALVADYLPSDVSLYVPFQGVLVGLSSAAGVGLLAGIIPAWRALRASVVAGLRE; translated from the coding sequence TTGCTGCGCTCCCTCATCGCCGGTCTCGTGCTGGCCTTCGCCGGTTCCCGGGCCAATGTGTCCCGGACCATCCTCTCCTGCGCCGGAATCGTCGTCGGCGTGGCTTCCCTCATCACGGTCGTCACCGTCGGAGACTTCGGCGAGCGCTTCGCGCAGTCCTACACGGAATCCAACTTCGGCGTCGCCGATACGTTCCAGGTCGACATCATGGAAGAGCGCGTCACCGACATCGACGCGCTGGAGACCGACCTGAAGCGGGCCGGTGCGACCACGGTGTCGCTGACCTCCCGGCCGGAAGGCGAGCTGCGGATGCGCGCCGGCGGAACCGCGATCCCCGATGTCGACACCTACGTGGTCGACGCCGACCTCGGCGACATCCGACGCATCAACATGGCGGCGGGACGCTGGTTCACCGAGGACGACCAGGCCTCCCTCGCCCCGGTTGTGATCGTCAACCAGAACCTGGCCTCCCAGATCGGTGACACCGCCGATCTGCAGATCGGCACCGATGAGTGGGTGACCGCCCGGGTCGTCGGGGTCGTCGAGGCCACCGCCCTGGACGGCGGCTGGAACACCGCCTACATCCTGCGCTCCCCGGCGAGCGCGCCGGTGGTCTTTCCCAGCGGCGCGCCCGGCAGCGGCGGGGGCGGAGGCGGAGGCGGGTTCGCGTCGCTCAGCTACAGCGTGCGGACGGAGCCGGGGACGGTCAGCGACGAGGAGTTCATGGAGCGGCTGGCCTCGGCCTCCTGGCGATGGGGTGTGAAGAACAAGGGGAGCATCATGGCCTACCGCTCCGACAGCGGCGAGGAAATGGGCCGACTGCTCTCCTACATGTCGCTGGGCCTGTTCGGGATCGCCGCGATCACCCTGGCCACCGGGCTGCTCGGCGTGCTCAACGTCGGACTGGTGACCGTGCGGGAGCGCCGCCGTGAGCTGGCCACCTACCGGGCGCTGGGGGCGAACCGGTTGACGCTGTTCATCACGGTCGTCGCCGAGTCCGTGGTGGTCTCACTCGTCGCGGGCATCATCGCGCTGTCGCTGTGCTACGCGGGCGCCGCCGTGGCCGACGCCCTGGTGGCCGACTATCTACCGTCCGATGTCTCTCTGTACGTGCCCTTCCAGGGCGTCCTGGTGGGCCTGAGCAGCGCCGCGGGTGTGGGCCTACTGGCCGGAATCATCCCCGCCTGGCGGGCGCTGCGGGCGTCCGTGGTGGCCGGGTTGCGGGAATAG